The nucleotide window CTCGGTGATCCCGGTCGAGTATAAGGGTAGCAAGATCAACCTGTTGGATACTCCCGGTTACACCGATTTCGTTGGCGAGGTCATCTCAGCTTTACGTATTGCAGATGCTGCTGCCGTCTTGGTGGACTCTGTCGCAGGTGCAGAAGTTGGAACAGAAATCGCCCTCTCCTACTGCGATACCTTCAAATTGCCGCGCATGGTTGTAATCAACAAAATGAACCGCGACAATGCCAATTTTCGAAAAGCTTTCGAATCGGTGCAAGAGATTTCCGATAAACGCCTGATCCCGGTTGAGCTTCCCTGGGGTGAGAAGGCAGATTTTAAGGGTGTTTTAGACCTTTTTACCATGAAAGCCTATGCGGGGGCAGGGGAGAGTTCCCAGGAAATCCCTGCAGAATATAAAGATGAAGTCGAGAACGCCCGTATGCAATTGATCGAAGCTGCCGCCGAAGGTGAAGATTCCCTGCTTGAAAAATATCTTGAAGGTTCAGAATTGACCGCTGAGGAAATCCTGCGCGGATTTAAAAAGGCAGTTTTGGCAGGCGAATGGGTGCCGGTATTCGTTGCGGCTGGCTCAGCCGAGATTGGCCTGGCGTCTATGCTGGATGCCATGGTTAACCTGATGCCTTCACCTAAAGACGCTTCGCTGGCGGTTGCTCAGGGTAAGGACGGTGACGAAACCCTAAAGCCCGCAGATAATGAGCCCCTGGGAGCCTATATATGGAAGACAACTGCTGATCCTTTTGTTGGACGGATCACCTATTTTAGAATTTACTCAGGGACGGTCAGCTCCGATTCGCGGGTGTGGAACCAGACCAAGGGTGTTGAAGAACGCTTTGGCACAGTTCACCTGTTGCGAGGCAAGGAGCAGCTCCCCATGAAGCTCATCCATGCTGGTGATATCGCCTCTGTTCCTAAACTAAATTCCACGGCTACCGGGAATACCTTCTGTGATAAGGGTCATCCCCTGACATTGGCTATGCCGACCTATCCACACGCATTATTTAGTGTGGCGGTCTTCCCCAAAACTCAGGCCGATTCAGCCAAGATCAGCCCAACCCTTACTCGCCTGTGTGAAGAGGATATGACACTCAGCTGGCGCCAGGAACCAAGCACCAATCAAACCATCCTGCAGGGAATGGGTGACCAACATATCGATGTTGCCATCCGCAAGGCTGAGGGTAAATTCCAGACCAGCCTGGTTACTGAAATACCGAAAGTACCATACCAGGAGACCATCACAAAACAGGCTGCTTCTCAGTACCGTCATAAGAAACAGACGGGTGGTGCGGGCCAGTTCGCTGAAGTCTTCATGCGCGTTGAGCCTTTCCAGGAAGAAGAATTTTCATTCACCAATGATGTCTTTGGTGGTGCAATTTCCAATAGCTTCATGCCCGCTATCGAGAAAGGTGTTCGCAGTGTGATGAAGGAAGGCGTGATCGCTGGTTACCCCGTCTTGAATGTCCATGTTTCTGTATATGACGGCAAGGAGCACCCTGTAGACTCGAAACCCATCGCCTTTGAAACTGCTGGGCGTGAAGCCTTCAAGCTGGCCTTCAAGGATGCTGGTCCGGTGCTGCGTGAACCGATCATGAATGTGCGTATCGTCGTCCCAGAAGCCAATATGGGTGATATCCTCGGCGACCTTAATACCCGCCGGGCACGTGTCCAGGGCATGGACACTGAAAAAGGTCACTCCGTGGTGACAGCTCAGGTTCCGTTGGCTGAAATGCAACGCTATACCACCGATTTACGCTCGATGACCGGCGGACGGGGTATCTTCACCATGGAATTTGACCATTATGAGAATGTACCTGCTCATATTGCAACTGAGGTTGTCAATGCCCGTATCAAGGACATGCAGGACAAGAAAGAAGAGTAGTACTTAATATAAAGTAAAAAGGCCGGTATGATCATCATGCCGGCCTTTTTTGTTGCCAAGGGTTATTTTGCACGGGATGCTAGACGTAATTTAATAAAAAGCCAGGGAGCAAAGCCGGCTATCCAAAACCCGATCAGTGCATAACGGACATAACGGAGAGCATAGGCAAGAAATGTTTCGGATTCAGGGAAGAGGGACCCCAGGCCCAGGTACAGGATCAGCACGCCGAGAACGCCAAAGATATAGCGTAGCACTAATTTGTGCCAGCGATCCCGGGTGGTGAATCCACCCAAGTGCAATATCCAGATATAACCAGCAGCAAGGCCGAAGAAAGCCCCAGGGCTTGATAAAACATTGTGATATGACAGAGGGGTAACGGCAGGTTCTTCAGGGAACGCCAGGTGGGCACTGTTTACCCAATCAACAGGTACGCTCCAGCTAGTTAGGGTGAGCTGGGCGATGACTACCAGGAAAATTAAACCAAGGGAGAACAGGAAGATCAGGAGAAGTTGCACAGCGAGCGAGTAGCTTCTAATCCACTTTACTACTGGTTTCTCTAAACGTAACAGGAGCCACAGCATGATTGCCCCAACAATCCATCCCAATAGC belongs to Anaerolineales bacterium and includes:
- a CDS encoding elongation factor G, producing MKEYTTESIRNIALVSHSSAGKTMLAEAFLHFTGATTRLGKIEDGTTASDFEEEEIRRGISLSTSVIPVEYKGSKINLLDTPGYTDFVGEVISALRIADAAAVLVDSVAGAEVGTEIALSYCDTFKLPRMVVINKMNRDNANFRKAFESVQEISDKRLIPVELPWGEKADFKGVLDLFTMKAYAGAGESSQEIPAEYKDEVENARMQLIEAAAEGEDSLLEKYLEGSELTAEEILRGFKKAVLAGEWVPVFVAAGSAEIGLASMLDAMVNLMPSPKDASLAVAQGKDGDETLKPADNEPLGAYIWKTTADPFVGRITYFRIYSGTVSSDSRVWNQTKGVEERFGTVHLLRGKEQLPMKLIHAGDIASVPKLNSTATGNTFCDKGHPLTLAMPTYPHALFSVAVFPKTQADSAKISPTLTRLCEEDMTLSWRQEPSTNQTILQGMGDQHIDVAIRKAEGKFQTSLVTEIPKVPYQETITKQAASQYRHKKQTGGAGQFAEVFMRVEPFQEEEFSFTNDVFGGAISNSFMPAIEKGVRSVMKEGVIAGYPVLNVHVSVYDGKEHPVDSKPIAFETAGREAFKLAFKDAGPVLREPIMNVRIVVPEANMGDILGDLNTRRARVQGMDTEKGHSVVTAQVPLAEMQRYTTDLRSMTGGRGIFTMEFDHYENVPAHIATEVVNARIKDMQDKKEE